One Pyrenophora tritici-repentis strain M4 chromosome 5, whole genome shotgun sequence DNA window includes the following coding sequences:
- a CDS encoding AdhP, Zn-dependent alcohol dehydrogenase — protein MPYPETTDAFAVTDIKNWSTFKRQELPLKKFEEYDVDIAIDACGVCASDVHTITGGWGDSIPLPLCVGHEVIGKVVKVGDKVTRVKVGDRAGIGAQIGADLTCEQCKNDNENYCPNQVDTYGAKHSCGTVAQGGYSSHIRGHEYFVFKIPDNLDTALAAPMLCAGLTTYSPLKRLGAGPGKKVGIIGLGGLGHFGVLWSVAMGADTYVISHSPNKKEDALKMGAKDFIVTKEKGWAEPWKFQFDFVINTADATDKFDLAEYFSILKVNGTFHMVGFPDNPLPAMPAQIFAPNGCSMGASHIGNRPEMEEMFELASKQNIKSWVQEIQLGEEGCKEAVERVYKNDNVKYRLTLTGYDKVFGKRA, from the exons ATGCCTTACCCAGAGACGACTGACGCGTTTGCCGTCACTGACATCAAGAACTGGAGCACCTTCAAGCGCCAGGAG CTACCCCTCAAGAAGTTTGAGGAATACGATGTCGACATCGCCATTGACGCCTGCGGTGTTTGCGCTTCAGATGTTCACACCATCACTGGTGGATGGGGAGACTCAATCCCTCTTCCCCTCTGTGTAGGACACGAGGTCATTGGCAAGGTCGTCAAGGTTGGCGACAAGGTTACTCGGGTCAAGGTTGGCGACCGTGCTGGTATTGGTGCCCAGATTGGCGCCGACCTGACTTGCGAGCAATGCAAGAACGACAACGAGAACTACTGCCCCAACCAGGTCGACACATACGGTGCTAAGCACAGCTGTGGCACCGTTGCTCAGGGTGGATATTCTAGTCATATTCGAGGACATGAATACTTTGTCTTCAAGATCCCAGACAACCTGGATACTGCGCTTGCGGCGCCTATGCTGTGCGCTGGGCTTACCACATACTCTCCATTGAAGAGGTTAGGAGCTGGCCCAGGAAAGAAGGTCGGCATTATCGGACT TGGAGGTCTTGGCCACTTCGGTGTCCTTTGGTCAGTTGCCATGGGTGCCGACACATACGTCATCTCGCACTCTCCTAACAAGAAGGAGGATGCCCTCAAGATGGGTGCCAAAGACTTCATCGTTACCAAGGAGAAGGGTTGGGCGGAGCCATGGAAGTTCCAGTTTGACTTTGTCATCAACACGGCCGATGCTACGGACAAGTTCGACTTGGCAGAGTACTTCTCTATCCTAAAGGTCAACGGAACCTTCCACATGGTCGGCTTCCCCGACAACCCGCTCCCCGCCATGCCCGCTCAAATCTTTGCGCCCAACGGTTGCTCCATGGGTGCGTCGCACATTGGCAACAGGCCAGAGATGGAGGAGATGTTTGAGCTTGCATCAAAACAGAACATCAAGAGCTGGGTACAGGAGATCCAGCTCGGCGAAGAGGGCTGCAAGGAGGCGGTTGAGCGCGTGTACAAGAACGACAACGTCAAGTACAGGCTGACACTCACCGGCTACGACAAGGTCTTTGGAAAGAGGGCTTAG
- a CDS encoding NUDIX domain containing protein, whose translation MPQEPKIVKVEDLPATEAKWIEFQKISWQDQTGKDRVWEAAARKTRGKAGVDAVAISTIIRHPSRPASTIVILQYRPPVNAVCVELPAGLVDEKESPSEASLRELHEETGYKGKLAFISPTIVSDPGMSTANMQLAMVEVNLKEGDKEPEQALDDGEFIEKVVVPIDELYERLIKYDQEGKSVDARLWHWAAGWHAAKTML comes from the coding sequence ATGCCGCAAGAACCAAAAATTGTCAAGGTTGAAGACCTCCCAGCTACCGAGGCAAAGTGGATCGAGTTCCAGAAGATCTCGTGGCAAGATCAGACGGGCAAGGACCGTGTATGGGAAGCTGCCGCGCGCAAAACTCGAGGCAAGGCAGGTGTGGACGCGGTAGCTATCAGCACCATCATCCGCCATCCTTCACGTCCAGCCTCGACTATCGTCATACTACAGTATCGCCCACCGGTGAACGCCGTCTGTGTAGAGCTCCCCGCCGGTCTAGTCGATGAGAAGGAGTCACCCAGCGAGGCCAGCCTACGAGAGTTGCACGAAGAGACCGGGTACAAGGGCAAGCTAGCCTTCATTAGCCCGACTATCGTGTCTGATCCTGGTATGAGCACGGCAAACATGCAGTTGGCGATGGTGGAGGTGAACCTAAAGGAGGGGGACAAAGAGCCGGAGCAAGCGTTGGATGATGGCGAGTTCATCGAAAAGGTTGTGGTGCCGATCGATGAGTTGTATGAACGCCTTATCAAGTACGATCAAGAGGGGAAGAGCGTTGATGCGAGGCTCTGGCATTGGGCTGCAGGATGGCATGCGGCCAAAACCATGTTGTAA